One segment of Mastomys coucha isolate ucsf_1 unplaced genomic scaffold, UCSF_Mcou_1 pScaffold23, whole genome shotgun sequence DNA contains the following:
- the Foxb1 gene encoding forkhead box protein B1 translates to MPRPGRNTYSDQKPPYSYISLTAMAIQSSPEKMLPLSEIYKFIMDRFPYYRENTQRWQNSLRHNLSFNDCFIKIPRRPDQPGKGSFWALHPSCGDMFENGSFLRRRKRFKVLKSDHLAPSKPADAAQYLQQQAKLRLSALAASGTHLPQMPAAAYNLGGVAQPSGFKHPFAIENIIAREYKMPGGLAFSAMQPVPAAYPLPNQLTTMGSSLGTGWPHVYGSAGMIDSATPISMTSGDYSAYGVPLKPLCHAAGQTLPAIPVPIKPTPAAVPALPALPAPIPTLLSNSPPSLSPTSSQTATSQSSPATPSETLTSPASALHSVAVH, encoded by the coding sequence ATGCCTCGGCCGGGCCGCAACACGTATAGCGACCAGAAGCCGCCCTACTCCTACATCTCGCTGACCGCCATGGCCATCCAGAGCTCTCCGGAGAAGATGCTGCCGCTCAGCGAGATCTACAAGTTCATCATGGACCGCTTCCCCTACTACAGGGAGAACACGCAGCGCTGGCAGAACAGCCTGCGCCACAATCTCTCCTTCAACGATTGCTTCATCAAGATCCCGAGGCGGCCAGACCAGCCCGGCAAGGGCAGCTTCTGGGCGCTGCATCCCAGCTGCGGGGACATGTTCGAGAACGGGAGCTTCTTGCGGCGCCGCAAGCGCTTCAAGGTGCTCAAGTCAGACCACCTGGCGCCCAGTAAGCCGGCGGACGCCGCGCAGTACCTCCAGCAGCAGGCTAAGCTGAGGCTCAGCGCGCTGGCCGCCTCGGGCACGCATCTGCCGCAGATGCCGGCCGCTGCGTACAACCTGGGCGGTGTGGCGCAGCCCTCCGGCTTCAAGCATCCCTTTGCTATAGAGAACATCATCGCGAGGGAGTACAAGATGCCTGGGGGGCTGGCCTTCTCTGCCATGCAGCCGGTTCCGGCTGCCTACCCGCTCCCCAACCAGTTAACTACGATGGGCAGCTCTCTGGGCACCGGCTGGCCACACGTGTACGGTTCGGCAGGTATGATCGACTCAGCCACCCCCATTTCCATGACGAGTGGCGACTACAGCGCCTATGGAGTGCCGCTGAAGCCGCTGTGCCACGCTGCGGGCCAGACGTTGCCCGCCATCCCAGTCCCCATCAAGCCCACGCCGGCCGCAGTGCCCGCGCTGCCAGCGCTGCCCGCACCCATCCCCACCCTGCTCTCGAACTCGCCGCCTTCGCTCAGCCCCACCTCCTCGCAGACAGCCACCAGCCAAAGCAGCCCCGCCACCCCTAGCGAGACACTCACCAGCCCGGCCTCCGCCTTGCACTCGGTGGCCGTGCACTGA